A window of the Bacteroides thetaiotaomicron VPI-5482 genome harbors these coding sequences:
- a CDS encoding alpha-galactosidase D — translation MKNRFHLLATAVVSLLCVSCTETQVSQSGSEKAVNPPIMGWSSWNAFRVDISEDIIKNQADLMVKKGLKDAGYHYINIDDGFFGERDGNGKMQTNKNRFPNGMKPVADHIHSLGMKAGIYTDAGNNTCGSIWDNDHAGVGAGIYGHEQQDAQLYFSDWGFDFIKIDYCGGDVLGLNEQERYTSIRNSIDKVNKDVSVNICRWAFPGTWAKDVATSWRISGDINAHWGSLKYVVGKNLYLSAYAKDGHYNDMDMMVIGFRDNSKVGGKGLTPTEEEAHFGLWCIMSSPLLIGCNLESLPESSLELLTNKELIALNQDPLGLQAYVAQHENEGYVLVKDIEQKRGNVRAVALYNPSDTVCSFSVPFSALEFGGNVKVRDLAKRSDLGNFSDVFEQTLPAHSAMFLRMEGETRLEPTLYEAEWAYLPMFNDLGKNPKGIIYAADQEASGKMKVGFLGGQPENYAEWPEVYSADGGRYQMTVHYSFGKGRQLEVDVNGIVTKIDSLGEDDKHNQVTIPVDLKAGYNHIRMGNSYNWAPDIDCFTLTKGM, via the coding sequence ATGAAAAACAGATTCCACCTTTTAGCCACAGCGGTAGTTTCCTTGTTATGTGTTAGTTGTACAGAAACTCAGGTTTCTCAATCCGGAAGTGAAAAAGCAGTCAATCCCCCTATTATGGGTTGGAGTTCATGGAATGCCTTCCGAGTAGATATCAGTGAAGATATTATTAAAAATCAGGCCGACCTGATGGTTAAAAAAGGTCTGAAAGACGCAGGATATCATTATATTAATATTGATGATGGTTTCTTCGGCGAACGAGATGGCAATGGAAAAATGCAGACCAACAAAAACCGTTTCCCGAATGGAATGAAACCGGTTGCCGACCATATACATAGTCTTGGAATGAAAGCCGGTATTTATACAGATGCGGGCAACAACACTTGCGGTTCTATCTGGGACAACGATCATGCAGGAGTAGGTGCCGGTATTTACGGACATGAGCAACAAGACGCCCAACTCTATTTCAGCGATTGGGGATTCGACTTTATCAAGATAGACTATTGCGGCGGAGATGTACTGGGCCTGAATGAACAGGAACGCTATACTTCCATCCGGAACAGCATCGACAAAGTAAACAAGGACGTCTCTGTCAACATCTGCCGTTGGGCTTTTCCCGGCACATGGGCAAAGGATGTAGCTACTTCATGGCGTATCAGTGGTGACATCAATGCGCATTGGGGTTCATTGAAATATGTGGTCGGCAAAAACCTATACTTGTCTGCCTACGCCAAAGACGGACATTACAATGACATGGATATGATGGTCATCGGTTTCCGCGACAACAGCAAAGTAGGAGGAAAAGGACTTACCCCGACAGAAGAAGAAGCTCACTTCGGCTTATGGTGTATCATGAGCTCACCCCTGCTGATCGGATGTAATCTGGAAAGTCTGCCGGAATCTTCTCTTGAACTGCTGACAAACAAAGAATTAATCGCTCTGAACCAAGACCCGCTAGGCTTGCAGGCATACGTAGCACAACATGAAAACGAAGGCTATGTACTGGTAAAAGACATCGAACAAAAACGTGGAAATGTACGTGCCGTTGCTCTTTACAATCCATCGGACACCGTTTGTAGCTTCTCCGTACCTTTCTCGGCACTGGAATTTGGCGGGAACGTAAAAGTACGTGACTTGGCAAAACGCAGTGATTTGGGAAATTTCTCTGATGTCTTTGAGCAAACGCTTCCTGCACACAGCGCTATGTTCCTCCGCATGGAAGGAGAAACACGTCTGGAACCGACATTGTATGAAGCAGAATGGGCATACCTGCCAATGTTCAATGATCTCGGCAAAAATCCGAAAGGCATCATATATGCTGCCGATCAGGAAGCTTCCGGAAAAATGAAAGTAGGTTTCTTGGGCGGACAACCGGAGAATTACGCAGAATGGCCGGAAGTATACAGCGCAGACGGCGGACGTTACCAAATGACGGTTCATTATTCATTCGGCAAAGGAAGACAACTGGAGGTAGATGTCAACGGCATCGTAACCAAAATCGATTCACTGGGAGAGGATGACAAGCACAATCAAGTAACAATCCCCGTTGATCTGAAAGCCGGTTACAATCATATCCGTATGGGTAACAGCTACAACTGGGCACCGGACATCGACTGCTTTACGCTTACCAAAGGAATGTAA
- a CDS encoding energy transducer TonB, with protein sequence MAKLDLASSEWCQLIFEGKNQAYGAYRMRANSPRRHTIAMLIVVAIAIVGFTIPTLLKLATPEQKEVMTEVTTLSKLAEPEIKQEEMKRVEPVAPPPPALKSSIKFTAPVIKKDEEVHEDDEIKSQEELTSTKVAISIADVKGNDEANGADIADLKQVVTQAAEPEKVFDMVEQMPTFPGGQQELMSYLGKNIKYPTIAQENGTQGRVIIQFVVERDGTITDVHVARGVDPYLDKEAVRVVQSMPKWIPGKQNGKAVRVKFTVPVMFRLQ encoded by the coding sequence ATGGCAAAATTAGATTTAGCTTCTTCGGAATGGTGTCAGCTGATTTTTGAAGGCAAGAATCAAGCGTACGGCGCATATAGAATGCGTGCCAATTCACCCAGACGGCATACTATTGCAATGCTGATTGTGGTGGCGATAGCAATCGTTGGATTTACTATCCCTACGCTGCTTAAGTTGGCGACCCCGGAGCAAAAGGAAGTAATGACAGAGGTTACAACTTTGTCGAAATTGGCAGAACCGGAAATCAAACAGGAAGAGATGAAACGGGTAGAACCGGTTGCACCTCCCCCTCCTGCACTGAAGAGTTCTATTAAGTTTACTGCCCCTGTCATCAAGAAAGATGAAGAGGTGCACGAAGACGATGAGATCAAGAGTCAGGAAGAATTGACTTCTACCAAAGTGGCAATCTCCATTGCCGACGTAAAAGGTAATGACGAAGCCAACGGAGCCGATATTGCTGACCTGAAGCAAGTGGTGACACAGGCTGCGGAACCGGAAAAAGTATTTGATATGGTAGAGCAGATGCCGACCTTCCCCGGTGGACAGCAGGAACTGATGTCATACCTTGGGAAAAATATCAAGTATCCGACAATTGCACAGGAGAATGGAACACAAGGTCGCGTTATTATCCAGTTTGTGGTAGAGCGTGACGGTACTATCACCGATGTGCACGTAGCTCGTGGTGTAGACCCATACTTAGATAAAGAAGCCGTGCGTGTGGTACAAAGTATGCCGAAATGGATTCCTGGTAAACAAAATGGTAAAGCGGTACGTGTGAAATTCACCGTTCCGGTAATGTTTAGATTACAGTAA
- a CDS encoding tetratricopeptide repeat protein has translation MKRVQMFLAGAFIAVGSLYAQSSDAEWQAGVAKLKETIQTNPAQANEEAEQLIKGKNKKNVELLVAIGEVYLKAGKLPEAQEYAALAKKVNGKSALASVLEGDIAFEQKNAGLASQKYEEAIYFDPSCTEAYLRYADIYKSANAALAIEKLEQLKAQEPSNTAVDKKLAEIYYLKNDFSKAAEAYSRFAMGPTATEEDLVKYAFALFLNHDFEKSLEVANMGLKKNARHAAFNRLAMYNYTDLKRFDEAIKAADAFFTESDKADYSYLDYMYYGHLLEALKKYDEAVGQYEKAIQLDPTKTDLYKNISSAYEQKNDYKKAISAYQKYYTSLDKEHQTPDLQFQFGRLYYGAGTQTDSLTINAEERKQALMAADSVFHSIAEAAPDSYLGNFWRARANSALDPETTLGLAKPFYEEVATLLESKNDPHYNSALIECYSYLGYYYLLAIENPALKAEAMANKEKSKEYWSKILAIDSTNATAKRALDGIK, from the coding sequence ATGAAAAGAGTACAAATGTTTTTAGCTGGAGCGTTTATAGCAGTTGGGTCGCTCTATGCGCAATCATCTGATGCCGAATGGCAGGCAGGAGTTGCAAAATTGAAAGAAACCATTCAGACGAATCCGGCTCAGGCCAATGAGGAAGCTGAACAGTTGATAAAAGGAAAGAATAAAAAGAATGTGGAACTTCTGGTGGCTATCGGCGAGGTATATCTGAAAGCCGGAAAACTTCCGGAAGCACAGGAGTATGCTGCTCTTGCCAAAAAGGTGAATGGCAAATCGGCTCTTGCCTCCGTACTGGAGGGAGACATCGCCTTTGAGCAGAAAAACGCCGGTCTGGCATCTCAGAAATATGAAGAAGCTATCTATTTCGATCCGAGTTGCACAGAAGCATATCTGAGATATGCGGATATTTATAAATCAGCCAATGCTGCTCTGGCCATTGAAAAACTGGAACAGCTGAAAGCCCAGGAACCGTCCAACACAGCCGTAGATAAGAAACTTGCCGAAATCTATTATTTGAAGAATGATTTTAGTAAAGCTGCCGAAGCTTATTCGCGTTTTGCGATGGGACCGACAGCGACAGAAGAGGATTTAGTGAAATATGCATTTGCCCTCTTCCTGAACCATGACTTCGAGAAGTCACTTGAAGTGGCGAATATGGGATTGAAAAAGAATGCGCGTCACGCGGCGTTCAATCGCCTGGCAATGTATAATTATACAGACCTGAAGCGCTTTGATGAAGCAATAAAAGCGGCGGATGCTTTTTTTACCGAATCGGACAAGGCTGATTATTCATATCTTGACTATATGTATTACGGGCATTTGCTCGAAGCTCTGAAGAAATATGATGAAGCTGTAGGACAATATGAGAAAGCCATACAATTAGATCCGACAAAGACGGACTTATACAAAAATATCTCTTCTGCCTATGAACAGAAGAATGATTATAAAAAAGCAATTAGTGCTTACCAGAAATATTATACATCCCTTGATAAAGAACATCAGACTCCGGATTTACAATTCCAGTTTGGCAGACTTTATTATGGTGCAGGTACGCAGACTGATTCGCTGACAATCAATGCTGAAGAGCGCAAGCAGGCTTTGATGGCCGCTGATTCTGTTTTCCATTCCATCGCAGAAGCAGCACCGGACAGCTACCTGGGTAATTTTTGGAGGGCACGTGCCAATTCCGCACTGGACCCCGAAACGACTCTTGGACTGGCGAAGCCTTTCTATGAGGAGGTAGCCACCCTGCTGGAAAGCAAGAATGATCCTCATTACAATTCAGCTTTGATTGAGTGCTACAGTTATCTTGGATATTACTACTTATTGGCTATTGAAAATCCGGCACTGAAAGCGGAAGCAATGGCGAATAAAGAAAAATCTAAGGAGTATTGGAGCAAAATTCTGGCTATAGACTCCACTAATGCTACTGCTAAAAGGGCATTGGATGGCATCAAATAG
- a CDS encoding DUF3868 domain-containing protein, producing MNRTTKILCSSLLFLLLMIGAKAQTIMGGNVTVSDLAVSRSEDKLFVSMDIDVSALSVKSNREVILTPRLSGEGNELNLPSVMIAGRNRYYHHLRNGLCTDDMMLYQKSKVSVVKYRTVVPYADWMKRATLSTGNETCGCCGEALVDGNEPLLVLQLEPKEFVPAYVYIRPKAEPKINVLEGSAYIDFPVNRTEIHENYRRNPAELQKILNTIDAVKNDVDTRIISVSIKGYASPESPYSNNERLAMGRTKTLKEYVRKQYDFADSLFITDNEPEDWAGLERYVENSYLENKAGILALIRSNQEPDAKERSIKTAFPKDYAFLLKEVYPGLRHSDYAVKYEVRTYTDINEIKRLIKTQPQKLSLNEMYLAAQDMKLGSEEYNETFEVAVRMFPDDEVANLNAANAAMARGDMKNAEYYLKKAGNSPQAVYGRGTYAALKKEFDMAEKMFTEAAHRGLADAEEMLKQIEEIKH from the coding sequence ATGAATAGAACAACAAAAATACTTTGTAGTAGTTTGCTATTCCTACTCTTGATGATAGGAGCAAAGGCTCAAACAATAATGGGCGGTAATGTGACAGTATCTGACCTTGCCGTGTCTCGTTCGGAAGATAAATTGTTCGTATCAATGGATATTGATGTTTCGGCATTGAGTGTAAAAAGTAACCGTGAAGTGATTCTTACGCCTAGACTGTCAGGAGAAGGTAATGAACTGAACTTACCTTCGGTGATGATAGCTGGTCGCAACCGCTATTATCATCATCTGCGCAATGGCTTGTGTACGGATGATATGATGCTTTATCAAAAAAGCAAAGTATCTGTGGTCAAATATCGTACAGTGGTACCTTATGCCGATTGGATGAAACGTGCCACGCTCAGTACGGGCAATGAAACATGCGGTTGTTGCGGCGAGGCACTTGTTGATGGCAACGAGCCTCTGTTGGTGCTTCAGTTGGAGCCGAAAGAATTTGTGCCTGCCTATGTATACATTCGTCCGAAAGCAGAACCAAAAATTAATGTATTGGAAGGTTCGGCTTATATTGACTTTCCTGTGAACCGAACAGAAATCCATGAGAATTATCGTCGTAATCCGGCTGAATTACAAAAGATACTTAATACTATTGATGCGGTGAAGAATGATGTGGATACACGGATTATCTCTGTCAGCATCAAAGGATATGCTTCGCCTGAAAGTCCCTATTCGAATAATGAACGTCTGGCGATGGGACGAACGAAAACATTGAAAGAGTATGTACGCAAACAGTACGATTTTGCCGATTCACTATTCATTACCGATAACGAGCCGGAAGATTGGGCAGGACTCGAACGTTATGTGGAAAACTCGTATCTCGAAAACAAAGCAGGTATTCTGGCATTAATCCGCAGTAACCAGGAACCGGATGCAAAAGAACGTAGCATCAAGACTGCCTTTCCAAAAGATTATGCATTCTTACTGAAAGAGGTTTATCCGGGGCTTCGTCATTCAGACTATGCAGTCAAATATGAAGTGCGTACCTATACTGATATCAACGAAATCAAGCGTCTGATTAAAACACAGCCACAGAAGTTAAGTTTGAATGAGATGTATCTTGCCGCACAGGATATGAAACTGGGGAGTGAAGAATATAATGAAACATTCGAAGTCGCTGTACGTATGTTCCCTGATGATGAAGTGGCTAATCTGAATGCTGCAAATGCCGCAATGGCTAGGGGGGATATGAAGAATGCGGAATATTATCTGAAGAAAGCTGGAAACTCACCGCAGGCTGTTTATGGTCGGGGGACATACGCTGCCTTGAAGAAGGAGTTTGATATGGCAGAGAAAATGTTTACTGAAGCTGCACATAGGGGGCTGGCTGATGCAGAGGAGATGTTAAAGCAAATAGAAGAGATAAAACATTAA
- a CDS encoding DUF3575 domain-containing protein: MKKNKLKLYAIMIFVLLCTEVHCQKVAIKSNLLYDVTATVNAGIEVGLAPKWTFDLSANYNGWTFSHERKWKHWLLQPEGRYWFCDRFAGHFVGVHALGGQYNIGNLNNHISFLGTDLSVLSDRRYQGWFAGGGIAYGYAWILNKRWNLEAELGLGWIYTRYDSYPCAQCGTKIADGKSHNYVGPTKAAVNLIYTF, encoded by the coding sequence ATGAAAAAAAACAAATTGAAACTGTATGCAATTATGATTTTTGTGCTTCTCTGCACAGAAGTACATTGTCAGAAAGTAGCAATCAAAAGCAATTTATTGTATGATGTTACTGCAACTGTTAATGCAGGAATAGAAGTTGGCCTTGCTCCGAAATGGACATTTGATCTTTCCGCTAACTATAATGGCTGGACTTTTTCACATGAGCGTAAGTGGAAACATTGGCTTCTGCAACCAGAAGGACGTTATTGGTTTTGTGATCGTTTCGCTGGTCATTTTGTTGGTGTTCATGCTTTGGGTGGGCAGTATAACATTGGTAATCTGAACAATCATATTTCGTTTCTTGGAACAGATTTATCTGTGCTTTCTGATCGTCGTTATCAAGGTTGGTTTGCCGGTGGTGGCATTGCGTATGGTTATGCGTGGATATTGAACAAACGTTGGAATTTGGAAGCGGAGTTAGGTTTGGGCTGGATTTATACTCGCTACGACAGTTATCCCTGTGCCCAATGCGGTACAAAAATAGCCGATGGAAAATCGCATAATTATGTTGGGCCCACAAAAGCGGCAGTCAATCTCATATATACTTTTTAA
- a CDS encoding ExbD/TolR family protein, translating into MGRAKIKKKDTFIDMTAMSDVTVLLLTFFMLTSTFVKKEPVQVTTPASVSEIKIPETDVLQILVDQEGKIFMSLDKQQDMQAVLESMGEEYGIKFTPEQAKRFTVASTFGVPIRSMQKFLDLPEDQRDKILKNEGIPCDSTDNQFKSWVRNARAANADLRIAIKADASTPYSVIKNVMNSLQDLRENRYNLITSLKAESEN; encoded by the coding sequence ATGGGTAGAGCGAAAATTAAAAAGAAAGATACGTTCATAGATATGACCGCTATGAGTGACGTAACTGTATTGCTTCTGACTTTCTTTATGTTGACATCAACATTTGTGAAGAAGGAGCCGGTGCAGGTTACCACTCCAGCCTCCGTATCGGAAATCAAGATTCCGGAGACAGATGTACTCCAGATTCTGGTTGACCAGGAAGGAAAAATATTTATGAGTCTCGACAAGCAGCAGGATATGCAGGCTGTCTTGGAGAGTATGGGTGAAGAGTATGGCATCAAGTTCACTCCGGAACAGGCAAAGAGGTTCACAGTGGCTTCTACGTTTGGAGTGCCTATCAGAAGTATGCAGAAATTCCTTGACCTCCCGGAAGATCAACGGGACAAAATTCTGAAGAATGAAGGAATTCCTTGTGATAGTACCGATAATCAGTTCAAGTCGTGGGTGCGTAATGCACGTGCCGCCAATGCTGATCTGCGAATTGCTATTAAAGCGGACGCTTCAACTCCATACTCAGTGATAAAGAACGTAATGAACTCACTTCAGGATTTGCGGGAAAATCGGTATAATCTGATTACTTCTCTCAAAGCAGAATCTGAAAATTAA
- a CDS encoding MotA/TolQ/ExbB proton channel family protein — METTKKSQIVGIKNAGIVIICCFIVAVCIFQFLLGNPSNFMNNDPNNHPLNMLGTIYKGGVIVPVIQTLLLTVLALSIERFFALRSAFGKGSLAKFVANIKEALAAGDLKKAQEICDKQRGSVANVVTATLRKYEEMEKNTALPKEQKLLAIQKELEEATALEMPMMQQNLPIIATITTLGTLMGLLGTVIGMIRSFAALSAGGGADSMALSQGISEALINTAFGILTGALAVISYNYFTNKIDKLTYGLDEVGFSIVQTFAATH; from the coding sequence ATGGAAACTACTAAAAAGTCTCAGATTGTAGGTATAAAGAATGCCGGTATCGTAATCATCTGCTGTTTCATTGTAGCAGTGTGTATTTTTCAGTTCCTGTTGGGAAATCCGTCTAACTTTATGAACAATGACCCTAACAACCATCCATTGAACATGTTGGGTACCATTTACAAAGGTGGTGTGATTGTGCCTGTTATTCAGACACTGTTGTTAACTGTACTCGCTTTGAGTATTGAACGCTTTTTTGCTCTTCGTTCTGCTTTCGGTAAAGGCTCGTTGGCTAAATTTGTAGCTAACATCAAAGAAGCTCTGGCTGCCGGTGACCTTAAGAAAGCACAAGAGATTTGTGACAAACAACGCGGTTCTGTTGCCAATGTAGTTACTGCTACTTTGCGCAAGTATGAAGAAATGGAAAAGAACACTGCTTTGCCTAAAGAACAAAAGCTGCTGGCTATCCAGAAAGAACTGGAAGAAGCAACTGCTCTGGAAATGCCTATGATGCAGCAGAATCTTCCGATTATCGCTACAATTACTACTTTAGGTACATTGATGGGATTGCTCGGTACTGTAATCGGTATGATCCGTTCATTTGCCGCATTGTCCGCCGGTGGTGGTGCCGACTCTATGGCTTTGTCACAAGGTATCTCTGAAGCCTTGATCAATACGGCTTTCGGTATCTTGACAGGTGCGCTGGCTGTTATTTCTTACAACTACTTCACTAACAAAATTGACAAATTGACTTACGGACTCGACGAAGTCGGATTCTCTATCGTGCAGACTTTTGCAGCTACTCATTAA
- a CDS encoding PstS family phosphate ABC transporter substrate-binding protein: MMKRQFWLVGIVLLAVLSACRSKSDGPTDTYSSGVISIAADESFEPIIQEEIDVFESLYPLAGIVPRYTTEVEAINLLLKDSVRLAIATRTLTEEEMNSFHSRKFFPREIKLATDGLALIVNRDNPDSLLTVRDFSRILTGEAKDWKDINPNSRLKSIQVVFDNKNSSTVRYTMDSICGGKPLATDNVSALKTNQQVIKYVAENPGAMGVIGVNWLGNRSDTTNLSFTEEIRVMAVSAEDVATPANSYKPYQAYLYYGNYPLARPIYALLNDPRSALPWGFASFMTSDKGQRIILKSGLVPATQPVRIVHVKDE, from the coding sequence ATGATGAAGAGACAATTTTGGCTGGTAGGAATCGTTTTGTTGGCGGTGTTGAGTGCTTGCCGTTCCAAATCGGATGGACCGACGGATACGTATTCGTCTGGGGTGATATCTATTGCGGCGGATGAAAGTTTTGAGCCTATTATACAGGAAGAGATAGATGTGTTTGAAAGTCTGTATCCTTTGGCCGGAATTGTCCCTCGCTACACGACGGAAGTCGAGGCTATTAATTTACTTCTGAAAGACAGTGTCCGGTTGGCTATTGCAACCCGGACATTGACTGAGGAAGAAATGAATTCCTTTCACAGCCGCAAGTTCTTTCCCCGCGAGATTAAGCTTGCTACAGATGGTCTGGCATTAATCGTCAACCGGGACAATCCGGATTCTTTGTTGACCGTACGGGATTTCAGCCGCATCCTCACTGGTGAGGCGAAAGACTGGAAGGATATAAATCCGAACTCCCGCCTGAAGAGTATTCAGGTGGTGTTCGATAATAAAAACTCCAGCACCGTACGCTATACAATGGATTCTATCTGTGGTGGAAAACCACTGGCTACTGACAATGTCAGTGCCTTGAAGACCAATCAGCAGGTGATAAAGTATGTAGCAGAGAATCCCGGAGCAATGGGAGTCATTGGTGTGAACTGGCTGGGCAACCGCAGCGACACCACCAACCTTTCTTTCACCGAGGAAATCAGAGTAATGGCAGTGAGTGCGGAGGATGTAGCTACTCCTGCTAACAGTTATAAGCCTTATCAGGCTTACTTGTATTACGGTAACTATCCATTGGCACGACCCATTTACGCATTACTGAATGATCCTCGCAGTGCGCTGCCTTGGGGATTTGCTTCTTTTATGACATCCGACAAAGGGCAGCGGATTATATTAAAATCTGGACTTGTTCCGGCTACTCAGCCAGTGCGTATTGTCCATGTGAAAGACGAATAA
- a CDS encoding ExbD/TolR family protein translates to MSAEVQESSGKRGKGKQKKMTVRVDFTPMVDMNMLLITFFMLCTTLSKPQTMEISMPSNDKDITEQQKSMVKASQAITLLLGADNKLYYYEGEPNYKDYTSLKETSYGASGLRAVLLQKNAAAVNQVRALKQQKLDLKITDDEYKKKVSEIKSGKNTPTVIIKATDDASYMNLIDALDEMQICNIGKYVITDIAEADEFLIKNYDAKGELSQNLADK, encoded by the coding sequence ATGAGTGCTGAAGTACAAGAGAGCAGCGGAAAAAGAGGAAAAGGCAAGCAGAAGAAAATGACTGTCCGGGTAGACTTTACCCCGATGGTGGATATGAACATGTTGCTGATTACTTTCTTTATGCTTTGTACCACGCTGAGCAAGCCTCAGACGATGGAAATAAGCATGCCGAGCAATGACAAGGATATAACTGAACAACAAAAGAGTATGGTGAAAGCCTCTCAGGCAATTACATTATTGCTGGGAGCCGATAACAAGCTCTATTACTATGAGGGAGAGCCTAACTACAAGGATTACACCTCATTGAAAGAGACTAGTTACGGGGCAAGCGGGTTACGTGCCGTACTTCTTCAGAAAAATGCTGCAGCTGTCAATCAGGTAAGAGCTTTGAAACAACAGAAGCTCGATCTGAAGATAACAGATGACGAATACAAAAAGAAGGTTTCCGAAATAAAAAGCGGAAAAAATACGCCGACCGTCATTATCAAGGCGACGGATGATGCTTCTTATATGAATCTGATTGATGCATTGGACGAGATGCAGATATGTAATATAGGTAAATATGTGATAACGGATATTGCCGAAGCTGATGAGTTCCTGATTAAGAATTATGATGCTAAGGGAGAACTGTCACAGAACTTGGCCGATAAATGA